A window of Neisseria canis contains these coding sequences:
- a CDS encoding YbaN family protein, translated as MIVRSVFWLFGAIALALGILGIFLPVLPTTPFVLLAAVCWARASPRLHRWLHQHRYFGPMIQNWERNRAIPRRAKYLAWTMMTVSCIIMFVRFPEQWWIGAAAGVICLASGIWMSRLPDA; from the coding sequence ATGATAGTCCGCTCTGTTTTTTGGCTTTTCGGCGCGATTGCCTTGGCTCTGGGCATACTCGGCATTTTTCTGCCGGTGTTGCCGACCACGCCTTTTGTTTTGCTCGCTGCGGTATGCTGGGCGCGCGCCTCGCCGCGTCTTCACCGCTGGCTGCATCAGCACCGCTACTTCGGCCCTATGATTCAAAACTGGGAGCGCAATCGCGCCATCCCCCGCCGCGCCAAATACCTGGCTTGGACGATGATGACGGTTTCCTGCATAATTATGTTCGTCCGCTTCCCCGAACAATGGTGGATCGGCGCGGCTGCCGGTGTGATTTGCCTAGCCAGCGGCATCTGGATGAGCCGCTTGCCCGATGCTTGA
- a CDS encoding DUF1415 domain-containing protein, producing the protein MTLSDQTVIEHTRIWLEKAVIGLNLCPFAKAPYAKNRVRIAVSHAKHLDGFLEDLDRELQLLAETPPEETETSLLVHPGLFADFHQFNDMLDFADQAVIDNGLEGIIQIAPFHPGFMFEGTEEHDIGNYTNRSPYPTLHLIREDSIAKAAEAFPDAEAIFGRNIALLEEMGHEGWEKLEIPQACPVKHK; encoded by the coding sequence ATGACACTTTCCGACCAAACCGTTATCGAGCATACCCGCATTTGGCTGGAAAAAGCCGTAATCGGGCTGAACCTCTGCCCGTTTGCCAAAGCGCCCTATGCCAAAAACCGCGTGCGCATCGCCGTGAGCCATGCCAAGCATCTTGACGGATTTTTGGAAGACCTCGACCGCGAGCTGCAACTTCTGGCAGAAACGCCGCCGGAAGAAACCGAAACCAGCCTGCTGGTTCATCCCGGATTGTTCGCCGATTTCCACCAGTTTAACGATATGCTTGACTTTGCCGACCAAGCGGTTATCGACAATGGTTTGGAAGGCATCATCCAAATCGCACCGTTTCACCCCGGCTTTATGTTTGAAGGCACGGAAGAACACGACATCGGCAACTACACCAACCGCTCTCCCTACCCCACGCTGCATCTGATCAGGGAAGACAGCATTGCCAAAGCTGCCGAAGCGTTTCCCGACGCCGAAGCGATTTTCGGCCGCAATATCGCTTTATTGGAAGAAATGGGGCACGAAGGCTGGGAAAAGCTTGAAATTCCGCAAGCCTGCCCGGTTAAACACAAATAA
- a CDS encoding DUF3683 domain-containing protein — protein sequence MTTATQQRIREIPYNYTSYSDREIVVRLLGSEAWNVLQDLRGQRRTGRSARMLFEVLGDIWVVTRNPYLVDDLLDHPNRLAALVREMRHRLNEIQKRRDNNEQVSELLQAAEAAVHRFDESFETTRRKREQILARLSKITKKHNIMFDGLARVVHVTDATDWRVEYPFVVVNPDTEAEVAPLVKALIELDLTIIPRGGGTGYTGGAVPLDAMSAVINTEKLDKHNGVEYVELPGLEGKHPIIHCGAGVVTRRVEETATASKLVFAVDPTSADASCVGGNVAMNAGGKKAVLWGTALDNLAYWKMVNPQGEWLKIERVRHNFGKIHDEETAVFDVHTLDSDGLNIVKTERLEIPGRQFRKVGLGKDVTDKFLSGLPGVQKEGTDGIITSVAFVLHTMPKHIRTICLEFFGTVANATPSIVEIRDYLLGHEQVQLAGLEHLDWRYVRAVGYATKAAGKGRPKMVLIADIVSDDEVAVIEAAEHIVKLAQARDGEGFIAVTPEARKTFWLDRSRTAAIAKHTNAFKINEDVVIPLERLGEYSDGIERINIELSIKNKLALCEALIQYLQGNLPVDKMGTDLPSSELLGERAKHALAHVQSVKERWEWLLANLDAPLAEYKQRYGHAVHAAPEAKDEESSFIAFRDFRLRVSIKADVMKPLSEIFSGKADTKIMEGLAKIHSRVVRGRVFVALHMHAGDGNVHTNIPVNSDDYEMLQTAHKAVERIMNIARSLNGVISGEHGIGITKLEFLTDEEMQPFWDYKAKVDPQGRFNRHKLMKGSDLRNAYTPSFELLGVESLIMEQSDLGTIAESVKDCLRCGKCKPVCSTHVPRANLLYSPRNKILGVGLLTEAFLYEEQTRRGVSLRHFDELNDVGDHCTVCHRCVKPCPVNIDFGDVTVAIRNYLRKAGKRKFNPAVAAGMAFLNAKDPRTIQVLRKGVVEAGFKLQNLAYNWGKKAHIGAGRLKKAPKATTGGSPIKEQVVHFINRPLPRHVPIKTARAWLNIEDNKTVPIIRNPQLSEDSEAVFYFPGCGSERLFSQVGLATQAMLWHAGVQTVLPPGYLCCGYPQDAGGNKDKAEQMTTENRVLFHRLANTLNYLDIKTVVVSCGTCYDQLEKYRFEDIFPGCRIIDIHEFLLEKGIKLDGITGQQYLYHDPCHSPIKTMNATKMTSELMGKEVVLSDRCCGESGMFAVKRPDIATQVKFRKQEEIEKNLKQLPQGEPVKMLTSCPACLQGLSRYTDDNAIPADYIVVEMAKHILGDNWQNEFVEKANNGGIEKVLL from the coding sequence ATGACCACAGCCACACAGCAACGCATACGCGAAATCCCCTACAACTACACATCTTATTCCGACCGCGAAATCGTCGTCCGCCTGCTGGGTTCGGAAGCGTGGAACGTATTGCAAGACTTGCGCGGCCAACGCAGAACCGGCCGTTCGGCACGGATGCTGTTTGAAGTATTGGGCGATATTTGGGTCGTTACCCGCAACCCCTATCTGGTGGACGACCTGCTCGACCACCCCAACCGCCTTGCCGCACTGGTACGGGAGATGCGCCACCGTTTGAACGAAATCCAAAAACGCCGCGACAACAACGAACAAGTGTCCGAACTGTTGCAGGCGGCAGAAGCAGCGGTTCACCGTTTCGACGAAAGCTTTGAAACCACCCGCAGAAAGCGTGAACAGATTCTGGCGCGCTTGTCCAAAATCACCAAAAAACACAACATCATGTTCGACGGCCTCGCCCGCGTGGTACACGTTACCGATGCGACCGACTGGCGCGTGGAATATCCGTTTGTGGTGGTGAATCCCGACACAGAAGCCGAAGTCGCACCTTTGGTGAAAGCCTTAATCGAACTCGATTTAACCATTATTCCGCGCGGCGGCGGCACGGGCTATACCGGCGGCGCGGTGCCGCTGGATGCCATGAGCGCGGTCATCAACACCGAAAAACTCGACAAACACAACGGCGTGGAATATGTGGAACTGCCCGGATTGGAAGGCAAGCACCCGATTATCCATTGCGGCGCGGGCGTGGTAACGCGGCGGGTGGAGGAAACCGCCACCGCCTCCAAACTAGTATTCGCGGTTGACCCTACCTCCGCCGATGCTTCCTGTGTGGGCGGCAACGTGGCCATGAACGCGGGCGGTAAAAAAGCCGTATTGTGGGGCACTGCTCTGGACAATCTTGCCTACTGGAAAATGGTCAACCCGCAAGGCGAGTGGCTGAAAATCGAGCGTGTGCGCCACAACTTCGGCAAAATCCACGACGAAGAAACCGCCGTTTTCGACGTACATACTTTGGATTCAGACGGCCTCAACATCGTTAAAACCGAACGGCTGGAAATCCCCGGCCGCCAATTCCGCAAAGTCGGCCTCGGCAAAGACGTTACCGACAAATTCCTCAGCGGCCTGCCCGGCGTGCAAAAAGAAGGCACCGACGGCATCATCACCAGTGTGGCCTTCGTGCTGCACACCATGCCGAAACACATCCGCACCATTTGTTTGGAGTTTTTCGGCACCGTTGCCAACGCCACGCCGTCTATCGTAGAAATCCGCGATTATCTGCTCGGCCACGAACAGGTACAGCTGGCGGGCTTGGAACATCTCGACTGGCGTTATGTGCGCGCGGTTGGTTATGCCACCAAAGCGGCGGGCAAAGGCCGCCCGAAAATGGTGCTGATTGCCGACATCGTGAGCGACGATGAAGTCGCCGTTATCGAAGCGGCCGAGCATATCGTCAAACTGGCGCAAGCCCGCGACGGCGAAGGCTTTATCGCCGTTACGCCCGAAGCGCGCAAAACCTTCTGGCTCGACCGCAGCCGCACCGCCGCCATCGCCAAACACACCAATGCCTTTAAAATCAATGAAGACGTGGTGATTCCGCTGGAGCGTTTGGGCGAGTATTCAGACGGCATCGAGCGCATCAATATCGAGTTGTCGATTAAAAACAAACTGGCCTTGTGCGAAGCCTTAATCCAATATCTGCAAGGCAACCTGCCCGTCGATAAAATGGGCACCGACCTGCCCAGCAGCGAATTGCTGGGCGAACGCGCCAAACACGCATTGGCACACGTTCAATCGGTTAAAGAGCGTTGGGAATGGCTGCTCGCCAATCTGGATGCACCGCTGGCCGAATACAAACAGCGTTACGGCCATGCCGTTCACGCCGCGCCCGAAGCCAAAGACGAAGAAAGCAGTTTTATCGCTTTCCGCGATTTCCGCCTGCGCGTGTCGATTAAAGCCGACGTCATGAAACCCCTGTCTGAAATTTTCAGCGGTAAGGCCGACACCAAAATCATGGAAGGTTTGGCCAAGATTCACAGCCGCGTGGTGCGCGGGCGTGTGTTCGTTGCCCTGCACATGCACGCGGGCGACGGCAACGTCCACACCAATATCCCTGTCAATTCAGATGATTACGAGATGCTGCAAACCGCCCACAAAGCGGTGGAACGCATCATGAACATCGCCCGCAGCCTCAATGGTGTGATTTCCGGCGAACACGGCATCGGCATCACCAAACTCGAATTTTTAACCGACGAAGAAATGCAGCCCTTTTGGGACTACAAAGCCAAAGTCGATCCGCAGGGCCGCTTCAACCGCCACAAGCTGATGAAAGGCTCGGATTTGCGCAACGCCTACACGCCTTCGTTCGAGCTTCTCGGCGTAGAATCGCTGATTATGGAGCAGTCCGACCTCGGCACCATCGCCGAATCGGTAAAAGACTGCCTGCGCTGCGGCAAATGCAAACCCGTGTGCAGCACCCATGTGCCGCGCGCCAACCTTCTTTATAGCCCGCGCAACAAAATCCTCGGTGTCGGCTTGCTCACCGAAGCTTTTTTATACGAAGAACAAACCCGCCGCGGCGTATCGCTGCGCCATTTCGACGAACTGAACGATGTCGGCGACCACTGCACCGTGTGCCACCGCTGCGTGAAGCCCTGCCCCGTCAACATCGACTTCGGCGACGTAACCGTAGCCATCCGCAACTATCTGCGCAAAGCCGGCAAACGCAAATTCAACCCCGCCGTAGCCGCCGGCATGGCTTTTCTCAACGCCAAAGACCCGCGCACCATCCAAGTATTGCGCAAAGGCGTGGTGGAAGCCGGTTTCAAATTGCAGAATCTGGCCTACAACTGGGGCAAGAAAGCCCACATCGGTGCAGGCCGCCTGAAAAAAGCCCCCAAAGCCACCACGGGCGGTTCGCCGATTAAAGAGCAGGTGGTGCATTTCATCAACCGCCCGCTGCCGCGCCATGTGCCGATAAAAACGGCCCGCGCTTGGTTGAACATCGAAGACAACAAAACCGTGCCGATTATCCGCAACCCGCAGCTTTCCGAAGACAGCGAAGCCGTGTTCTACTTCCCCGGCTGCGGCTCCGAACGGCTGTTCAGCCAAGTCGGACTGGCTACGCAAGCCATGCTCTGGCATGCCGGCGTACAAACCGTGCTGCCGCCGGGTTACCTCTGCTGCGGCTATCCGCAAGACGCAGGCGGCAACAAAGACAAAGCCGAACAGATGACCACCGAAAACCGCGTGCTCTTCCACCGCTTGGCCAACACCTTAAACTACCTCGACATCAAAACCGTGGTGGTAAGCTGCGGCACTTGTTACGACCAGCTGGAAAAATACCGTTTCGAAGACATTTTCCCCGGCTGCCGCATCATTGATATTCATGAGTTTTTATTGGAAAAAGGTATCAAGCTCGACGGCATCACAGGTCAGCAGTATCTCTACCACGACCCCTGCCACAGCCCCATCAAAACCATGAACGCCACCAAAATGACCAGCGAACTGATGGGCAAAGAAGTGGTGTTGAGCGACCGCTGCTGCGGCGAATCGGGCATGTTTGCCGTCAAACGGCCCGACATCGCCACGCAAGTGAAATTCCGCAAACAGGAAGAAATCGAGAAAAACCTCAAGCAGCTGCCGCAGGGCGAGCCGGTCAAAATGCTCACCTCCTGCCCCGCCTGCCTGCAAGGTTTGAGCCGCTACACCGACGACAACGCCATACCCGCCGACTACATCGTGGTGGAAATGGCGAAACACATCCTCGGCGACAACTGGCAAAACGAGTTTGTCGAAAAAGCCAATAACGGCGGTATTGAAAAAGTGTTGCTGTAG
- the ettA gene encoding energy-dependent translational throttle protein EttA, producing the protein MSQYVYSMLRVSKVVPPQKNIIKDISLSFFPGAKIGLLGLNGAGKSTVLRIMAGVDKEFEGEAVPMSGIKIGYLPQEPELDPEKTVREEVESGLGEVAAAQKRLEEVYAAYADPDADFDALAEEQGRLEAIIAAGSSSGGGMEHELEIAADALRLPEWDAKIGNLSGGEKRRVALCKLLLSKPDMLLLDEPTNHLDAESVEWLEQFLVRFPGTVVAVTHDRYFLDNAAEWILELDRGHGIPWKGNYSSWLEQKEKRLENEAKTEAARLKAMKQELEWVRQNAKGRQAKSKARLARFEEMSNYEYQKRNETQEIFIPVAERLGNEVIEFVNVSKSFGDKLLIDDLSFKVPPGAIVGIIGPNGAGKSTLFKMIAGKEQPDSGEVKIGQTVKMSLIDQSRDGLQNDKTVFDNIAEGRDILQVGQFEIPARAYLGRFNFKGSDQSKIAENLSGGERGRLHLAKTLLSGGNVLLLDEPSNDLDVETLRALEDALLEFAGSVMVISHDRWFLDRIATHILACEGDSKWVFFDGNYQEYEADKKRRLGEEGAKPKRIRYKPVTR; encoded by the coding sequence ATGAGCCAATACGTTTATTCCATGCTGCGCGTGAGCAAAGTGGTGCCGCCGCAAAAAAACATTATCAAAGACATTTCCCTATCGTTTTTCCCAGGCGCGAAAATCGGCTTGCTCGGCTTGAACGGCGCGGGCAAATCCACCGTGCTGCGCATTATGGCGGGCGTGGATAAAGAGTTCGAAGGCGAAGCCGTGCCGATGAGCGGCATCAAAATCGGCTATCTGCCGCAAGAGCCGGAACTCGACCCGGAAAAAACCGTGCGCGAAGAAGTGGAAAGCGGTTTGGGCGAAGTGGCTGCCGCACAAAAGCGTTTGGAAGAAGTGTACGCTGCCTATGCCGATCCCGATGCCGACTTTGATGCGCTGGCGGAAGAGCAGGGCCGTTTGGAAGCGATTATCGCAGCAGGTTCTTCAAGCGGCGGCGGTATGGAGCATGAATTGGAAATTGCCGCCGATGCGCTGCGCCTGCCCGAATGGGATGCCAAAATCGGCAATCTTTCCGGTGGTGAAAAACGTCGCGTGGCCTTGTGCAAGCTGTTGTTGAGCAAGCCGGATATGCTGCTTTTGGACGAGCCGACCAACCACTTGGATGCCGAATCGGTGGAGTGGCTGGAGCAGTTTTTGGTGCGCTTTCCCGGCACCGTGGTGGCCGTTACCCACGACCGTTATTTCTTGGACAACGCCGCCGAGTGGATTCTCGAGCTTGACCGCGGTCACGGTATTCCGTGGAAGGGCAATTACTCTTCTTGGCTGGAGCAGAAAGAAAAACGCTTGGAAAACGAAGCCAAAACCGAAGCCGCCCGCCTGAAAGCCATGAAGCAGGAGCTGGAATGGGTGCGTCAAAATGCCAAAGGCCGCCAAGCCAAATCCAAAGCGCGTTTGGCCCGCTTTGAAGAAATGTCCAATTATGAATACCAAAAACGCAATGAAACGCAGGAAATCTTTATTCCCGTGGCCGAGCGTTTGGGTAATGAAGTGATCGAGTTTGTGAATGTGAGCAAGTCGTTTGGCGACAAACTCTTAATCGACGATTTGAGCTTTAAAGTGCCGCCCGGCGCGATTGTCGGCATCATCGGCCCTAATGGTGCGGGTAAATCGACCCTGTTTAAAATGATTGCAGGCAAAGAGCAGCCGGACAGCGGCGAAGTGAAAATCGGCCAAACCGTGAAAATGTCGCTGATCGATCAAAGCCGCGACGGTCTGCAAAACGATAAAACCGTGTTCGACAACATCGCCGAAGGCCGCGATATTCTGCAAGTCGGCCAGTTTGAAATCCCTGCGCGCGCTTATTTGGGCCGTTTCAACTTTAAAGGCAGCGACCAAAGCAAGATTGCAGAGAACCTTTCCGGCGGCGAACGCGGCCGCCTGCATTTGGCGAAAACCCTGTTGAGCGGCGGCAACGTGCTGCTGCTGGACGAACCTTCCAATGATTTGGACGTAGAAACCCTGCGTGCGCTGGAAGATGCTTTGCTGGAATTTGCCGGCAGCGTGATGGTGATTTCGCACGACCGCTGGTTCCTCGACCGTATCGCTACCCACATTCTGGCTTGCGAAGGCGATTCGAAATGGGTGTTTTTTGACGGCAACTATCAGGAATACGAAGCCGATAAAAAACGCCGCTTGGGTGAAGAGGGTGCCAAACCGAAACGGATTCGCTATAAACCGGTAACGCGTTGA
- a CDS encoding peptidylprolyl isomerase, with product MKRKVLLTALTLTLTGATFAAPEIDKARIDSMAAMFLKQAEQDPNRKGNIDGEEIRRQAIRRLQTMEVLKNEAIKAGLDKDTELQNQLKNIEAEVYASAYTEYLEQKTEVSENDVRQLYDQIARTVKIQQIAFNTPEEAKAAQELLRKGLSFDELIKRYPEQNQHSGNFVHPQELDPAISKIISHMTRGEVTKEPVQYKDKFYLIKLAAEERSPEIPPFGQIKERLVEEAKQQKVREQIAQILKNNGIEQ from the coding sequence ATGAAAAGAAAAGTATTATTAACCGCACTGACCCTAACCCTTACCGGCGCCACATTTGCCGCACCCGAGATTGATAAAGCCCGCATCGACAGCATGGCTGCCATGTTTTTAAAACAAGCCGAGCAGGATCCGAACCGCAAAGGCAATATCGACGGCGAAGAAATCCGCCGCCAGGCCATCCGCCGTTTGCAAACTATGGAAGTATTGAAAAACGAGGCCATCAAAGCCGGCTTGGATAAAGATACCGAACTGCAAAATCAATTGAAAAATATCGAAGCCGAAGTTTATGCCAGCGCTTATACCGAATATTTGGAACAAAAAACCGAAGTGAGCGAAAACGACGTACGCCAACTTTATGACCAAATTGCCAGAACGGTAAAAATCCAGCAAATCGCCTTCAATACTCCTGAGGAAGCCAAAGCAGCTCAAGAACTATTGCGCAAAGGCCTCAGTTTTGATGAGCTTATCAAGCGCTATCCCGAACAAAACCAGCACTCGGGCAATTTTGTTCACCCGCAAGAGCTTGACCCTGCCATCAGCAAAATCATTTCCCACATGACCCGTGGCGAAGTCACCAAAGAGCCGGTTCAATACAAAGATAAGTTTTATCTGATTAAGCTGGCCGCAGAAGAGCGCAGCCCTGAAATACCGCCTTTCGGCCAAATTAAAGAAAGACTGGTCGAAGAAGCCAAGCAACAAAAAGTGCGCGAGCAGATTGCACAAATCTTGAAAAACAACGGCATCGAGCAGTAA
- a CDS encoding peptidylprolyl isomerase encodes MQKTYLAAFLAVFSGSLMAQTVVTVNGTKIDSSTVDAVVQNLKQQSNGQITDNQELRNEITRRLAVSTAIAQEAKKLKLDQSTEYKQAAEQARAAAKKAGADKQPSFKQEWAMYETDLLNQAYFANVAKKNPVTEAEIKQAYDRLTNHYKGTQEVQLGEIVTQNNNDAQKALGELKKKKSFQEVATKYSIDPQAKQTGGIVATYVPLKDLQQANPPMYQAVHNLRKGAYTEQPLQDNNGIYAIFYVNDKRAITIPPFDQIKSRIGSDLQEARIAEAVDNLMQKANIQPAR; translated from the coding sequence ATGCAAAAAACTTATCTTGCCGCCTTTTTGGCCGTGTTTTCCGGCAGTCTGATGGCTCAAACCGTTGTTACCGTAAACGGTACGAAAATCGACAGCAGCACCGTAGATGCTGTTGTGCAAAACCTTAAACAGCAAAGCAACGGCCAAATTACCGACAATCAAGAACTGCGCAATGAAATTACCCGCCGCTTGGCTGTAAGCACCGCCATTGCCCAAGAAGCAAAGAAATTGAAGCTTGATCAAAGCACCGAATACAAACAGGCAGCCGAGCAGGCTCGTGCTGCTGCAAAAAAAGCCGGTGCAGACAAACAGCCTTCATTTAAACAAGAATGGGCAATGTATGAAACCGACCTCCTTAATCAGGCTTACTTTGCCAATGTTGCCAAAAAAAATCCTGTTACCGAAGCTGAAATCAAACAAGCATACGACCGCTTGACCAATCATTACAAAGGCACACAAGAAGTGCAGCTCGGGGAAATCGTTACCCAAAATAACAATGATGCCCAAAAAGCCCTTGGCGAATTGAAAAAGAAAAAGAGCTTCCAAGAAGTTGCCACCAAATATTCGATTGACCCGCAAGCCAAACAGACCGGCGGTATCGTAGCCACTTATGTTCCGCTTAAAGATTTACAACAGGCCAACCCGCCGATGTATCAAGCCGTTCACAATCTGCGCAAAGGCGCCTACACAGAGCAACCGCTTCAAGACAATAATGGAATCTATGCCATTTTTTATGTAAATGACAAACGCGCCATTACCATTCCGCCTTTTGACCAAATCAAATCCCGTATCGGCAGCGATCTGCAGGAAGCGCGCATTGCCGAAGCTGTAGACAACCTGATGCAAAAAGCCAATATCCAACCTGCCCGTTAA
- a CDS encoding BolA family protein, with product MDIQSAIQSRIEFLKPQVFEFQDDSHLHIGHAGNKGGGHYSIVVVSERFNEISRLNRQRMVKEALHDLFSEGLIHALSMRTLTPDEYFS from the coding sequence ATGGACATACAAAGCGCAATTCAAAGCCGCATCGAATTTCTTAAACCTCAAGTATTTGAGTTTCAAGATGATAGCCATTTACATATCGGACATGCGGGCAATAAAGGTGGCGGACACTATTCAATTGTCGTGGTTAGTGAACGATTCAACGAAATTTCCCGTCTAAACCGACAACGCATGGTAAAAGAAGCTTTACACGATTTATTTTCCGAAGGCCTCATTCATGCTTTAAGCATGCGTACACTAACCCCTGACGAGTATTTCTCTTAA
- a CDS encoding YciI family protein, which yields MTKQYFMLLATDGENVHEARIAVRPDHLARLEQLKAQGDLLTAGPTPLPENPERVSGSLIIAKFEDLDAAQAWAESDPYVDAGVYEEILIKPFKAVF from the coding sequence ATGACTAAACAATATTTCATGCTACTGGCGACCGACGGAGAAAATGTACATGAAGCGAGAATAGCCGTCAGACCAGACCATCTCGCCCGCTTGGAACAATTAAAAGCCCAAGGCGATCTGCTAACTGCAGGACCGACCCCTCTTCCTGAGAATCCCGAGCGTGTGTCCGGCAGCTTAATCATTGCCAAATTCGAAGACTTAGATGCTGCCCAAGCTTGGGCGGAGTCAGACCCTTATGTGGATGCAGGCGTATATGAGGAAATATTGATCAAACCCTTTAAAGCCGTGTTTTAG
- a CDS encoding septation protein A, whose protein sequence is MKILSDLIAVILFFITYSLTQNIIWATAVALVIGIIQAAFTWMKHKKLDTMQKVSFVLIVVFGGATILFKNGAFIMWKPTLLFWAGAIAIGISHLMKKNGLKALMGKELTLPDAIWNRLTYIWIGFLFIMGVINLAVAYPFTPAREPIWVQYKMYGSTGLMLAFVLAQGFYLSRHLPQENQQ, encoded by the coding sequence ATGAAAATTCTAAGTGATCTGATTGCTGTTATACTCTTTTTCATTACCTACTCTCTTACCCAAAATATCATTTGGGCAACTGCAGTTGCTTTGGTAATCGGTATTATTCAGGCTGCCTTTACATGGATGAAGCATAAAAAACTTGATACCATGCAGAAAGTCAGCTTTGTTTTAATAGTGGTTTTCGGCGGTGCTACCATTCTATTTAAAAACGGCGCATTTATTATGTGGAAACCGACTTTGCTTTTTTGGGCCGGAGCCATCGCCATCGGCATCAGCCACCTCATGAAAAAAAACGGGCTTAAAGCTTTGATGGGAAAAGAATTAACGCTGCCCGATGCTATTTGGAACCGTTTAACCTACATCTGGATCGGCTTCCTTTTTATTATGGGTGTGATTAATTTAGCTGTGGCTTACCCTTTTACCCCTGCAAGAGAACCTATTTGGGTTCAATATAAAATGTATGGTTCAACCGGCTTAATGCTCGCCTTCGTATTGGCACAAGGCTTCTATTTAAGCCGTCATCTTCCTCAGGAGAATCAGCAATAA